From Serinicoccus profundi, the proteins below share one genomic window:
- a CDS encoding formate dehydrogenase subunit delta, with product MSQYPAEPSGGLPPEGAPRSDEPDLDAPTDADPTPDQGPPVGEEADAQRRQRLPAEVRMGEDIARAMAHHPPERAAEEIATHLRKFWDPRMRSSILARVAAGEEMDDLLRAGVELYRQGEIDRSEVAEPSGG from the coding sequence ATGAGCCAGTACCCGGCCGAGCCGTCGGGCGGGTTGCCGCCCGAGGGTGCGCCGCGGAGTGACGAGCCGGACCTCGACGCCCCCACAGACGCGGACCCGACACCGGATCAGGGCCCGCCCGTCGGCGAGGAGGCGGACGCGCAGCGGCGTCAGCGGCTGCCCGCCGAGGTGCGGATGGGGGAGGACATCGCGCGGGCGATGGCGCACCACCCGCCGGAGCGGGCGGCCGAGGAGATCGCCACCCACCTCCGCAAGTTCTGGGACCCGCGGATGCGCTCCTCGATCCTCGCCCGCGTCGCGGCGGGGGAGGAGATGGACGACCTCCTGCGGGCCGGCGTCGAGCTCTACCGCCAGGGCGAGATCGACCGCTCCGAGGTCGCGGAGCCCTCCGGTGGCTGA